TTTAAGATGGTGCTTCAAGGTTGTTAGGTGTTCCGTAATAGATGTCTTCTCAGTAAACcaatcttctttttaaatttcctccCAAACAGATTATTACCCAGTGCTTGGATATATTCACTAATGGTGTAGCACAGAGGAGGAAATCATTATAAGTTacgaataaagtaaaaaaatttgtatttgatGCCAGcgtaaatttttatttgtggcaATGTTATGCCTTGAATCTGTTTTGCTGGGGCTGATATTTATATTTCCATCCCTGGTGCATGTGTTAAGTAACTGAAAGAGAATATGCCTCAGGATTATGCTTGTtggaaagaaaaagccaaaatgaGATTTAAAGTGTGCTAAGGAAAATTGATAATCAGAATAATTCTCATTATTTGATTATAGCTTAAAAAACCCAGTGCTTCTCATGTAATAAGATATGAATCAATAAGTGACAGTTACATATGGAGACTAGGATAGAGCAAGGTAGATGATTTGGGGAAACATGAGTGTGATGATTGTACGTTACCCAACCCTTAGCAACATCTTAATGATTTGTGCCTTTAAGTTTTACTGGTTGGACAAATGTTTGAAAAATGCCAAACATTTGCAATAAATTAGAAACCTAACCAATAAgattaagtaaataaaacttCTGAGTGTGAAATCTGTTGTTGTTGTATTACTTACCAAAATCATTTTTACAAAGAGTTTCCATTATGTCGTTgtcatcatcatttttatttttgcaggcTTCACAAACCTTTGGAGctagaaatggggaaaaaatctTTAGTAAGTTTGCTTAAAAGGGAACAGCAGGTGGCGTTTGTAAACAACTCAAAGGAACTTATCCAGGCAAGAGCAGTTGTCCTATATGACCCTCTTCTATAAAAGTAGGATCACTCATTCCTAAGAAAGTCATCTGTGGTTTGATTTTTGAAGTAGGCAAAATGAGAACACTCATATACGCTCatatattgtttaaaaaacaatgactCTCTTTTTGAGAATTGTAGGGAGAGTGTTCTGGGGTTATGTAGCTACTATTTACCAGGACAGGTTCTAGCTTTTCAGTCTGAAAAAGTTATTCCAAAAGCCTAAAGAGAAAGTATCAAAACAGCCAAAGACCCTTGAAGGACTTCGGAAGACTAGTATCCACACAATACAACTAAAAGATTGTCCTTCTGAGCAGCAGGACACGTGTAGCCCACTCTATTCAACAGAGCTGTGTCTCACGGGAGTCATTTCAAGACATTTCAAGTCTGGCCTGGGAGGCATGGCTGGCTAGTGTTGTAAGAATTACATGTGGGCTGTTTCTAGCTTGGAAACACACCTCACTAAATGCAACAGCCAGCTGTAACTGTTTCTGTGTCACCTTGTGCCTTCTGCCACGTTTGTGCTGGAGTAactttatttcattgttacctaCAAGATTCCTGGTGCAGGCTCTTCTCGCCCCTCATTGCCTGTTTCaaattcttaaaacaaacaaacaaacaaacaaacctaccTGTTCCTGGAGTTAagcaaagatgaagaaaaagtgtTTATGGGGTCTGACCAAACCTAGAAATTGTGTGCTACCACAATTATCAGAGGAGCTCTCTGATTtcttaggaaaaggaaaaaaaagaaaaagaaaagaaaaacacttccaTTCTCTCACTTATAAATATGTTcatgctgtttttaaaatttaggtgAATTAAGTGAAATTCAATTAATATGAAATTGAATTCTCACAGAAAAAATAACGTGACTCATCATAGGAGTTATTTACCAAATTAGTAAAATAACCAGACAAATTTCTAAGAACATAAACTTATTTTGAAGGAGAAAAGTGACTTTTTGGAGGAACATACAGTGCTGAATGCTGCTGatagtgaaataaaaacaaaagcaacaccCACAAAACTGCCCTCAGCCCCTCTCACgcaaacaaaatcaaacatttaCAATTAGGAGCTCTcagtatgtatataaaatactacAAACCTGTATTGGTTGGTCTATGGTATATGTTGGACAAATGTTTGAAAAATGCCAAACATTTGCAATAAATTAGAAACCTAACCAATAAGATGATTGCAAACTCATGGTGCCTGCCAGGAAAGATTGCTAAAGAACTTTGCATTTTCTTTAACTAATGATGTCTGCAGGAAAACAATTAGAGATTTTGAAAGAGCAATGCTGCCGAAGCCCTGAAAGGGATTAGGAAGCCCCCTTCCCACCCCAGGGGACCCAAATCAGCTTAGACACATTGTGTGTGTTTTCCTCTCAGGAAGAATATCAAGGGCCCATGCGGTTTTCATTGCTTTGATGGTTTTTGCACAGGAACTCCCCCTCTGTTTTCTAAAAACTTGAGAATCTGCCTTTTGCATGATTTTCTCCAGTTAATTAAAACCACTCCTAAGATAAAAGCTGACAGTGATATAACAAGGATTCTCGGAGACTCCCTTGATGCCCTTTTCCTCAACACCTGAGTGGTGACAAGCAATGTTCAATTTTTCTGCACGCTCTGAGCCGGTCCTGGTTTTAGTTTCAAAACCTAAATTGGCAAAGGACAAAGAATACCTCAACAGATCATCTGCTCGTGCGTCCTGTTTATCCTGCCTGCACAGGAAGCGTTCCTGCCACTAGAATCCTGCCCAGGGGAGACAAGGTGCCCAAAGAGGCTGAGCGAGCCGCCTCCGGCCGGGATGCTCGCCCCACGAGGCCACTCAGCCTGGCCCCAGCGCAGCATCTTTAACCTTAATTGTAtgtctgcttttttaaaaaagggccCTTTCagttcctggttttcttttctttctttttttagtagccGTCCCTTAAGTATACCTGGTACAACACGGGAAAAGAATGAGAGACTTGGGGCAAGGGTGGGGTGTCTCAAATTTGACAACAGGCTTGTCGCGATGACAGACCAGGGCAGGGAGCGCGAGGATGGACCGGGACGCCGGGTACAAGAGAGGGATCCCGCCGCAGCGGCTCAGCCCAGCTGGGAGTTGGGGGAGTGAGAGGGCGGCTTACCTTCCTCGGTGGCCGGTAGGAGGTGGTCGCTGCTAGCGAGGGGGATGCAGAGGTCGTTGTCCTGGGGGAAGCGGTCGCACTCGAGCATGTCGGGCCAGGGGAAGCCGAAGGCGGACATGACCGGGGCGCAGCGGTCCTTCACCTGCACGCAGAGCGAGTGGCACGGCTGGATGGTTTCGTCCAGGTCGTCCAGGCAGACGGGGGCGAAGAGCGAGCACAGGAACTTCTTGGTGTCCGGGTGGCACTGCTTCATGACCAGCGGGATCCAGGCGCCCGCCTGCTCCAGCACCTCCTTCATGGTCTCATGGCCCAGCAGGTTGGGCAGCCGCATGTTCTGGTACTCGATGCCGTGACACAGCTGCAGGTTGGCCGGGATGGGCTTGCAGTTGCTGCGCTTGTAGGAGAAGTCGGGCTGACCGAAGAGGAAGAGCCCGCGCGCTGAGCCCAGGCAGCAGTGCAAGGCGAGGACGAGCAGCAGCAGCGAGCCGGGGCCCTGCGGCATCGTGGGCGCGCGACCCCCGGGGGGCGGAGAGAGCCGAGCCGGGGAAGCGCTAGGCGGCAGGAGCCGTAGCTCGTCCCGGGCCCGCTCGCTTTGCTCGGCGCGGCTCGGGGACCTGGGAAGCCCGCGCTCAAAGCCGGACTCGGGGAAGACTGCGCGGGCGAGGCGCTGCTAGCCGGTGCGCAGCTCCAGGGAGCTCCGACCTGGGGGAGCAGAATGAGCAGCAGCTGGGGCACAGCCAGAGTTTTCTTGGCCTTTTTTATGCAAATATGAGGTGGGGGGAGCAAGGGAGGAGCCAAGGCAGGGTAATCTGAGGAGGGCTGGTCACTACTTTCGTGGTCTGGTTTTGGGTTGAGAATGCCCCTCACGCGCTCTCTGGAGGGAAGTTCTGGCTGCGCCCCCTCCCCAGATCCTGCCGCGCGCGCGCTGTAGGATTGCTTTAAACAACGCACGGGCGGGTCTGGCCGCTGCGCCCCAACAGTGAGCCAGTGGGGCGCCGGCTGCAGGAGAGGGGACCACGCGAGAACCACGGCGAGAGGCTCCGAGCCGGGTCCCGGAGGGAACGCGCTCCGCCCCCTGTGTGGCTCTGGCTGGGGTTTGTTTTGTCCCAGCCCAAAGTTTCCCCTCGCGCTGTGGAATTGTGGGGCGAGACCGTGTCCCCAGGAGCCGAGAGCCGGCTGCCCCCCGGGCTCTTTATTGCCTAGGCTCGAGCTCAGGACCTGCTTGCCCCAGTCCGCCTGGGCAAACTTCTTTCCTCCCGATCTCCAGCCACAGTTTAGCAGCTTGGCCCATGCCGTGTGCTCCCCtaggccttaaaaaaaaaaatatatatatatatattttttaaatagagtcgaATGAGCAAAGCTTTTACGGAAAACGGAATAACAAGTTAGGCTTGTTATTTTTTGTATTGAGTTGTCTGGAAGATTTTGCCATTGCAGAAACGCCCCGTCAGAATTCCACGGGACTGGCCACCATTTGCCGGTTTGGGAGAAGAGACTTTCCTCCCAGACTTAAGTGAGTGGGATGACACACGACACTCAGGCCATCTCGGGCCTTAACACACACCGGCCCTGGCGGCAGGGCGCTCGGGGGCGCATGAGTACTGGCCCCCAGGCGACCGTTTGGAAAGGCCAGTGGCCAGCACAGGAGACTGGCAAACAGTGCCAGGTGGGTTGGCTGGGAAGAGCGGCCTCGGAGGGACTAGTTCATTCATCCGACGTGTACCAGCGGAAACCACGCTGGGCGCCGGGTGTGCAGAGAGGAACGGACAGGCCGGCCTCTgctcttgggaggctggggtCTAGAGTCTTTGAGAACTGCAAACAGTAAGTTCACAGCTATAAACCGGGAATAGGGTGCCAGGAAAGGGACGGgataggggtgtgtgtgggggtggggggagtgctTCTTTTCACTAATCACCCCAAGACAAGCGGCCtcctctcccccatccccccCAACCTCCTTCAAGGGGGTGAGGTGCAGATCTAAAAAGATAATCCCCGGAGGCGAGGTTCTTTTATAAGTAAGAAGGGCGCATTGTTACTATTTTCCGGCCACTTAGAGCCATTGACAGCCTCGGACTGCTgcttccccacttccctccttcggAAGATACTTTGGCCTTGGTTGTCCTTCTGGCCCAGGTTACCAGACACACTTTGTGCTCCTCCGGCTTGGAGGAGGGGCCTAACGAGTGGGTGGCGAAAGCCCACTCAAGGTTATCTCCTACCTCTTCCTGGCCATAAACACGCCAGTAAAATCGCCATCTGGAGGGAGCGCACTTTTTTAACTCCAAAAATCTGCGTCCCTAAAAGCTCAGCTTTCGTCTTTCCTCCTTTGCGGGGCGCTCTGCGGAGGCAGCAAAAGGTCGCTCTTCACCGATTTGGTCCTGGGCCTTTTCATCTCTAAGTAAAGCTCCAAGAGGCCTAAACATTTCCCCCCAGCTGCCCAACACAAACTGCTTTGCAGATAAACCCCAAAGGGAAGAAGCATACCAAACCAAAGAGCAAATCAGAACCTGAGGTCTGAGAAGGACTTGTGACCGGCGTGGAATAAGGGCCGTCCCAGCCCTGCTCCCGCGTCCGCCCCCCAACGCCCTCCCTTGGGGGTTCACCTTTGCCCGGCTATGCCCTTGCGTGGGCTCTAGGAGCCGGAAGCCAGTCGGTCAAGTTTGAGCCACGTGCGGCCGCACGCCGGGAGGGGTCAGGGGGCCTCCCGCCCGGCAGGCGAGCAGCATTGTTTATAGGAGCCGATGCGGCCCGCTCGCCGCCAGGGGGCGCTGGGAGCCGCGCGGTGTCCTGCTCTGGCTGGCCTCGCTGCCCTGGCGGCGGCGCCCTTCCCGCACCTGCGCGGGTGGGGTCCCACGCCTGCTGTGTCTTTAACCCCAGCTCAGGTGGTGGTCTctactttctttcccttcttcctctcgtCGGCGAACGGCCAGGCGTGTTCCCGCGTGACAAGCACAGCCGCGGGACACGCTAATTGCTGGGGAACACCGAGGTAACCTCCAGCCCGGCAGAGGCTGATACCCCGACGCCCGCGCGGACCGCGTCTGTGTGAAAAGCGCACCGGCGAGCAAGCTCAGGGACTGTCCCTGGGCTCCTCCCCCAGGTACCTGAGCAGTGGCATCCAGTCCCCCGACGCGGAACGCCGGAGAGGAGAAGTGCACACACGGTGCTGCCCGGTGGCCGGGCCCTGGTTAACCCGGGCTCTTCTCCGCTCCCTGTTGGTCCACAGGTCTCCGATTCTTGCGATTTACTACAACCTGCCAAAGGCTTCTGCGTTTACAAacctcctctctctgcccactTAGTTCCTTCCCGTTTTAGCAACAGAAACTCTGTTCACAGAAACCCGGGGCAGGGGAAAGCGGGTGCCCACTCCATCGTGAGCTCCTTACAGGGGCGGCCCAGGGCTTCCTGGCGAGGGGTGGCCCGGACCGAGCAGCGTCTCGCCCCAGCGCTGCAGGCCTTCAGAAGAGCCTCGACAGCCGCGTTCTAGATTTGCCCCACTTCTCTGCTTGTTTCCTGTGGTTGCGACGCCTGAAGGTTTGAAGCACAAAGAAGGCTCCCCGCAGTCTGTCCGGAATAGTGTGGCTTCTTGGTTAAATCTGTGCGGGCTGTGAGAGTTTCTGGGCAGGCAAGACCCCCACTCTCACGCTCGGAGGCCCTGGCCTGTGGGGGAGTCTGCTGCGCATGGTGGAAAGCGAGCTCTCACCCTCTCTTGCGAATAGTATAATGACAGCATATGGACCCTTATTTCTCAGAAGAGGTGAAAGCAAGGAGTAGAACAATTGGTGTAATAGCTGGCTTCTTAATTCGCATACCCAGCACCTGTTACATCTCGAATTTGATGTGCGGCACTCTGTGACGCACCGCCAGTGTTCATGCCACTCACAGGCCTATGCTTCTTTTAGACTGGAAGTTccggttttgtttgtttttgagacagtctcactttcttgcccccaggaGAGTGCcgtccatcatagctcacagcaatctcaaacccttgggctcaagcaattctcttgcctcagcttcctgcgtagctgggactacaggcgaccgcgacaacgcctggctgtttttagagacggggtctcgctcttgctcaggctggtctcgaactcgtgagctcaagcgatccacccgcctcagcctcgcagagtgctaggattacaggcgtgagccaccgcgccctgcTAAAGTTCCGGGTTTTGATGCTCCTTATTAAAATGCACGAGgccggcgcggtggctcatgcctgtaatcccagcagtctcggaggctgaggcgggtgggatcgcttgagcttacgagttggagaccagcctgagcaagagtgagacccccccatctctactaaaatagaaaaattagccaggcttgtgtgggcacctgtagtcccagctacttgagaggctgaggcaagaggatccattcagcccaggagtttgaggttgctgtgaactaggctgacgccatggcactctacctaggtcctagggggacagagtgaggctctgtctcaacaaaacaaaacaaacgcaCGGCCCGGGGTTGGGTCACTGAGCCTTTAAGGCAACTCCTTGAGAGCGGCCTGGGGAAGCATGGGGAAGGGCACCGGCTTCTTTTAAGAGACTGCACTGAGAGACTGACCACGGGCCACGCGGTCTCATGACGGCAGGTGGATGTGATTACCGTTTTGTACATAGtcacgaggaaactgaggcacggaggGGTTAAGTAGCTTGAAGCAGGTCGCGTAGTAAATGGGACAGCTGCTGGCGTTACACGTGCCTCGGTGAAAGTACCGCCCGGTCCGGCCTTGGGGGACCAGTCCCGGCCTGTTGGGTGTCCCCAGCAGCGCGTAGTGTGGCGTTTTCATCCACGCGCAGGCTAGCTGGGTGGGTGACGTCGCCTCCCGCTCCCGGGACACGGCAGCTCGGCAGTCTCGGCTCCGGGCTGGGGCTCGCGGCGGGCTGGCCCCAAGCATTTTCGGTGGAATTCCCCGCAGCCGTCTGAGGGCGCCATTTCCCAAAACAGAGGTTGTCCTTAAGGGTTGCAAGTCGGCTTCTTTTACGCTGCTGAAGCTCTGCTGTCCTTGACATTTTTACTTGttgggcaggaggatggcttttgGCGGGGAGTGAAAGGATTCCCTCATTCCCTCGCTTTGGCCCCTGCCTGCACCCGGCCTGCGGCGAGGACGCCCTGTCGCGGGATGGGCGGCTTCGTAGCGCCAGCGCTGGGGACAGGTGCCCGCGCTCTGTAGCCGCTCACGTTCCTCTGCCCTTCGGCTCCTCGGCCCTCAGCGATCCAGACGCGAAATTCTACGAAAGAGGCCAGGGCCTGCGACCAGAGAGtatctttgcttctctttttaagaaaagaatagcCTGTGCCGACTGTTAGGAGCAGTGCCGACTCCTAACCGAAGCCCTTGCGCGTATCTCAAACACACCAAGGGTCAATCCGGCCCCAAGTCGGGGCTGGGAACGCAAGGGAGAGGGCCGGCCGCCCCAGGAGCAGACAGACGCGGACTCAGCACCCTCCTTTTTGCCCTGGACTTGGAGTAAGAAGGGCTCGGGAGGGGCGGCCGAGACGCAGAACATCCTGGGACTCGGGGAGAAGTATAAGCCATCCCGGGCCCTTGCCCTCCTCGCCCGAAGGAGAGCTATAATTACTATTTGCTCGGTGGGTTCAAGGCCAGTGTAAACCTCCCCGACTTCCCCAGTTCTTTCTGTCCCAGGTGCAGCAAACGTGCCCATTGAGAATGGGAGCTCAGtagaaaatgattaaaaacaagcACTCCAAAACGATAAAAACAATTACACCTACAAGGGTAACATACCGCTGCAACAGAACATTTTCTCGCTTCTCCCCGCCCCACGAGTGTTTTCGACGTTTGGCTGGGAACGGACTGAGAAAGCTGTTTTATAGCATACTGTGCTTCTCTCAGGAAAAGACAGAAGCACATCTCTGAGGCTGCCGGAGCTGGGTTCTTTAGGAGAGACCAGTTTTCGTTTCTTTTGTTGCTTCTTCAAGGTGAAAATTGCCCTAGAAATTTTGGCAGAAGGGGTGGAGCTGGGACATGACAGGTCCTGTTTGCATCCCTCGGCTGCTTCTGCTTGAGGAAAAAAACGGCGGtggttggggtgggggcagtTCAGTGACATCTACCCCCTGGGAAGGAAATTCCGTTTCTGTTTAGCGCACACATCATATCCAGCAGCCTTTTATTTACAGGATAAGGTCCCAGATTTGCTGGACCAGTAGAAATTCCTTGATATTCAGGTTCAAAAATTTGAAACTTGTGCCAACTGTGTACACTTAGTCCATTTTGCACTCCTAAACACAGAAATAAAGGGGGTGCCCCCcgaatgtatacacattttaaggaagaaaaaattgtactacatttgtaatactcaagttacatTCGACTTCAGCAATTACTAGAGGTGttcaacgtgacttgtattcatcttttgctttCTGTGTATATTCAGTATTACAGgcttaatacagtttttttctttcttttctttttttttgttttttgcagtttttggccagggctgggtttgaacccaccacctccagcatatggggccagtgccctactcctttgagccacaggcgccgcccagttttttctttcttaaagcgtgtatacatttatttggtaccctttgtatttattatttattacttttcttttcctctcccctgcccctttcATCCCAACTTGCTCTGTCTTTTTCTGGGGTGCTAGGAGTTCATTGTTCACTGATGCGTTGCAACTGCTGATGAGACCCTTGAAGTATGTCCTAATTGCTCACATCAGGAAATCCTGAATGGAAACAGCAAAAACTCTAGGCCATTTATAAAGGCAGTCCCCAAACCACAGTGTCTCTGGGAAGAAAGACCTGCTCCATTGTCTGGTTTGAACAGCAGGGGTCACTGGCTAAGCTGGTGTTTCACTCTGGCCAGAATTTACTGTTGTCAGATAAGAGCATAAAGTCAATACAATAAATCCTGTTGGCTCTAAAGCAACAGATGGAATCTGAGTTCTTGCACACATGTACGATCTTTCCAGAGACAAATCTTAGAATAAAAAGCCCTTTGTCATTTTTACTGAACTGAATTTTAGGGACACTTTTCTATACTCTGTGTATGTTTGTCTGTTTAGGTCTCTGAGTGCACAGTGGTAGATTTTACGCTACCCAAACTAAGAATGTTTGTCAGATTCATTAAAGTGATTCATCCTTTTATGACATGCTCAGCTTTAGTAAGTCACAAGATTCATAGCAacaattaaatatgaaaattagaaaagaatttgTTTTGGGTTGATTTAGGGATGAGTATAATCTGTAGTTTTTAAGTATAGTATCTAGCTTTAGCACTCCGAATTCTTTGGTACTATTAGCAAAATTTCATTAGTAAGTCTACTATTTCTTAATAGCTTAACAGTATCAATAGTAAATTTCCGTTGGTACTATGGGGAGTGAAATATTGTGTAGAAACAACATTTCCAAATGTAAAATTCAGTTACTGGGGGATGGTTGTTTGTAAGTAGCTAGTGATCAGTTTGGCCATGTTGTCCAGAGCTTTGCTGTTTTTCCTTAGTTTCTTGAAATcttaataaattaaagaaatgcaTGACAAGTTCTGCTCTGGaagtaaataagaaagaaaagagtgttttttgtttgttcgttttttagTACAGAAATTTGGAAAACACTTCTCTATGTCCAAATTTGTCTGACTTAGAGCTTCAAAATGATTGAGATTATCTGAGGTATTTATATTATCAATTCTTCTCTAGGATAAATATTGAAAACATGTCTTTAATTCCTTTCTGTTCAATATTAAGAAGTTGAAACCTTTTACTTGTTATGCTAGCTATTCCATTCAGAGGAGTTGGGAGTGGTGGGGAtgaagtgtgtgtctgtgtgtgtgtgcgcgtgtgtgcgtgtgtatgtgtgtgtgtatggtgtgtgcgtgtatatgtgtgtgtgtctgtgtgtctctgtgtgtgtatgtgtgtgtgtgtcactctTGCTTGTATCCAGCTTCAAAATTagaatgtttttcattttgaattttttttgaggGAAAGGGCAGATCATTCTCTAGGATATTTCTATGGCATTTGACAGACTTTATAAGTGGTAACTGGAATAATTTCCATGAGATGTCACATGTTCCCACAGACAGGACAAACATTCTTGCTCTGTTCTTCTCTTTCACCATAAATGATGTAATCATCACCCTAATACCTGACAGAAGGAATTTCTCAAGTCCTTTGGAGTTTAATTCCATTTATTCAATCAAAACACTATTGGGTCTCTACCATATGCTAAGGGGGTAACCAAAAAGATCCTCACCTAAAAGGggtttttgttttagtatttgcaagtaaaaataaaatttctacatCTCTGCATTAAGCTTAAAGGCGAAGATGGcatgtatttctgagaataaagattcccccccccccaactatACTTGGGTAAAGGGTGCAGGGCTATACAAATCTTCATGAAATGAAATACGAGTACGTTGCTCCATAAAGGAATAACAAGGAGAAGACTAACAGTCCATTTGTTGGTCATGTTGCTTTTCAAATTGTGACAGACTAAGCTTTATTAGAAAGCAGACTATCAGAAAAATTCTTTCAAAGATCTTGTGAGATCTCTTCCTTGCTCTCACATAAGACCAGGTTAAACTAACAAAGGGAGCTTATACTCTGTCTAGtttataaattttactttcagAAAATATTATTCAGTATCTGAAAACCCTAAAATGTAACAGATACTTGGGGGATTCTCATGACCCACCAGATGAATGTTGTATCCTGAACCATTACATTTCCCAAGCCAACAATTGGACAGGAGACTGAAAGGAATgaattgaaaattaaatcaatatGAAATTTTGTACTCACAATTTGCTTTCTTCACCTAAAGgggcttcttttttgtttgtgaaa
This Nycticebus coucang isolate mNycCou1 chromosome 1, mNycCou1.pri, whole genome shotgun sequence DNA region includes the following protein-coding sequences:
- the SFRP2 gene encoding secreted frizzled-related protein 2 translates to MPQGPGSLLLLVLALHCCLGSARGLFLFGQPDFSYKRSNCKPIPANLQLCHGIEYQNMRLPNLLGHETMKEVLEQAGAWIPLVMKQCHPDTKKFLCSLFAPVCLDDLDETIQPCHSLCVQVKDRCAPVMSAFGFPWPDMLECDRFPQDNDLCIPLASSDHLLPATEEAPKVCEACKNKNDDDNDIMETLCKNDFALKIKVKEITYINRDTKIILETKSKTIYKLNGVSERDLKKSVLWLKDSLQCTCEEMNDINAPYLVMGQKQGGELVITSVKRWQKGQREFKRISRSIRKLQC